A single region of the Lycium barbarum isolate Lr01 chromosome 2, ASM1917538v2, whole genome shotgun sequence genome encodes:
- the LOC132628486 gene encoding uncharacterized protein LOC132628486 has protein sequence MNAITTRSGKQVGEETVVMKYVVVDDDRAIDEPRVIETQVEPTKKRVTFEDPIVVDKGPESGEATGDEKVDDEAPQAMKTVPKPPPPFPQRLAQKADDGKFLKFTERLKGLSINIPLVEALEQMPGFAKFMKDLVTKRRSTRFETMGGTHHCSEIVTKALVQKKEDPGAFTIPCKIGKYKFAKTLCDLRASLNLMPLAIFNKLGLGTPHPTSMRLLMADRTVKRPVGILYDVLLRVDRFILPADFVILNCEVDFEVPIILGRPFLATRRSFVDMERGDLKFRMNDEEVTFNICKSMKQLANMSVMSVIDTIDEAIESTVDHEHVGEMLAAVLMNYDGVMMKSLRRR, from the coding sequence ATGAATGCTATCACAACAAGGAGTGGCAAACAAGTTGGGGAGGAGACTGTGGTAATGAAGTATGTTGTGGTTGATGATGATCGGGCTATTGATGAACCGAGGGTTATTGAAACGCAAGTTGAGCCAACGAAGAAGAGGGTTACTTTTGAAGATCCCATTGTGGTAGACAAAGGTCCCGAAAGTGGTGAAGCCACGGGAGATGAGAAAGTGGATGATGAGGCTCCTCAAGCAATGAAAACTGTTCCTAAGCCTCCACCACCATTCCCTCAAAGATTAGCACAAAAAGCGGATGATGGAAAATTTCTCAAGTTCACTGAAAGGTTAAAGGGGCTctcaataaatattccattggtCGAGGCACTTGAACAAATGCCCGGCTTTGCAAAGTTCATGAAAGATCTAGTGACTAAGAGAAGGAGCACTAGATTTGAAACCATGGGAggcactcatcattgtagtgAAATTGTTACCAAAGCTTTGGTACAAAAGAAGGAAGACCCCGGAGCCTTCACAATTCCATGCAAAATCGGTAAGTACAAATTTGCAAAAACTCTATGTGATCTTAGAGCAAGCCTCAATTTGATGCCACTTgctatattcaacaagttgggTTTGGGAACTCCCCATCCCACATcgatgagattacttatggcggatagAACCGTAAAGAGGCCCGTTGGCATTCTCTATGATGTACTTCTGAGAGTGGACCGATTTATTTTACCagccgattttgtgatcttgaATTGCGAGGTTGACTTTGAAGTACCCATAATATTGGGGAGGCCATTCTTAGCTACGAGGCGTTCCTTCGTGGATATGGAGAGAGGAGATTTGAAATTTCGAATGAACGATGAAGAAGTCACCTTCAACATTTGTAAATCTATGAAGCAACTGGCGAATATGAGTGTGATGTCGGTTATTGATACCATTGATGAAGCAATCGAGTCAACCGTAGATCATGAGCATGTAGGTGAAATGCTAGCGGCAGTCTTGATGAATTATGATGGGGTGATGATGAAGAGTTTAAGGAGACGGTGA